Proteins encoded in a region of the Neodiprion virginianus isolate iyNeoVirg1 chromosome 2, iyNeoVirg1.1, whole genome shotgun sequence genome:
- the LOC124299389 gene encoding uncharacterized protein LOC124299389 gives MSIDGMNLWPALRTGSTSPRTEILHNIDDVYGNSAITIGDWKRLQGSTYNGVWDDWYEPSGRGDAYNIEAVIGSPAGQAVASVGFVIIAQKARDIREKASVSCTPKNVTLPVCSPLQAPCLFRIHEDPCEKNNRAHAFKSKMFFTKVVRRVVLYKTSFLLTLRSIVSLTVNH, from the exons ATGAGTATTGACGGAATGAATCTGTGGCCGGCTTTAAGAACTGGGTCCACGTCACCACGAACAGAAATCCTCCACAATATTGACGACGTGTATGGAAATTCAGCTATTACAATTGGTGATTGGAAGCGTCTTCAAG GAAGTACTTACAATGGCGTCTGGGACGATTGGTATGAACCTTCAGGTAGAGGGGATGCTTATAATATTGAGGCGGTCATCGGAAGTCCAGCTGGTCAAGCTGTCGCAAGTGTGGGTTTTGTTATAATTGCACAAAAGGCTCGTGACATTCGTGAAAAAGCATCTGTAAGCTGCACTCCTAAGAACGTCACCTTACCAGTCTGCAGTCCACTTCAAGCTCCGTGCCTTTTCCGGATTCATGAAGAtccatgtgaaaaaaataaccgtgCTCATGC GTTCAAGAgtaaaatgtttttcacaAAAGTTGTGCGCCGTGTTGTCCTCTACAAGACAAGTTTTCTACTAACATTACGTAGCATTGTTAGTTTGACCGTAAATCACTag